The DNA region GGCCTCGATTGCTCGGGCTTCACGGCTTTCCCGGGAAGCTGCACTGTCGCCTCCCTCGCGAGCGGGCAGTCCGTCTCCTTCGACCTCGTGGTCACCGCGCCGAACGACGGGACCCCTTCGATCACGGATACCGCGACCACGAGCGCGGATCAGTTCGATCCGGTTTCCAACAACACCTCCTCGGTGACGACGACGGTCTGCCAGAGCGTCGATCTCACGGTCACGAAGGTTGCGGAAAATCTCGCCTGCGTGGCAGGTAACCGCAAGACGACTTGCCTCCTCACGGAGATCCTGGGCGGGAGCGATTTCATCTACCACATCACGGTGACGAACAACGACACGCAGGTAGATGCGACGAACGTCCTCTTCACGGACACGGTGCCGGCAGGCGTCTCTTACGTGTCGGTCACCCCGAGCAACATCTGCACGTCGGGCGACATCTCGCCGGACAACAACTGCAACCTGGGCACGATCGCCAAGAACTCGTCCGTGTCCTTCGACATCCAGGTGACGGCCATCGAAGCCGGCATCGTCTGCAACTCGGCGAACGCCGAAGCGGATCAGTGCGACCGCAACGACGCGGACAACACCTCGGCGTCCGCTTGCGTCACGGTCGACACGAACAACCAGCCGACGGCGCTCGAAGCGGACCGCGAAGCCGGCCCCGGTTCGGACCCCGACGGCGTGGCCAACGTCTCCGACGTCAACCGCGTGTTCGAGCCGAACGAGACCGCCCGCATCGACCCGGCGTGGACCAACACCCTCGACAACGACACGCCCACCGACGTCACGGGCAGCGTCCCGACCTCGGGCGCCGGAAGCTTCGGCTTCTCCGACACGGCGGCCAACGGCGTGACCTACTCGGTCGATGACGCGACGGCCGACTACGGCGTGATTCCCGCGCACACGCAGTCCGACTGCAACTCGGCGACCGCCAACGGCGACTGCTACGAGTTCACGGTCAACATGCCGGGAGACCGCCCGGTCCAGCACTGGGACACGCATTTCACCGAGACGCTCTCGACGGGCGAGACGAAGACCTGGACGCTCCACATCGGCGATTCGTTCACCGATGTGCCGCGATCCGATGTCTTCTATCGCTTCATCGAGACGATCTTCCACAACCACATCACGCTCGGATGCCAGCCGGCCTCGGCCTTCGTTTTCTGTCCGCTGGCGACCGCCAAGCGCGGTGAGATGGCGGCCTTCGTCTCCCGTTCGATCTACGGCGACGATGCGTCCGTCCCGTCGGGCGGCGGCAGCTGGAACTGCACCTCGACCTCCCAGTTCGCGGACTCCTTCGACACGCCGACCGACCAGTCGTACTGCCGGTACGCGAACGCGCTCAAGGACATCCTCATTGTGGGAGGCTGCGACGCGGTCCCCGACTTCTGCGCCAACGTTGCCGTGACCCGCGGCGACGCGGCCGTCATGGTCGCCAAGGGCGTTTCGTACCTGCCGCCGAACAACAACACGGCGAACCCGGACGCCGGCATCCCGCTCTTCGGCAACGACGGAGGATCGTTCCCGGGAACCGGATCCCAACAGTTCAACTGCGACTCGGTCGACCACACCAACACGGTCACGGCCGGCACCATCCCCGCCGGGACGTCTCCGTTCCCGGTCGATACGTTGTGCTCGGATCCGGATGCGAAGTACATCGGCTACCTCTGGATCCGCCACATCGTGGACGGCAACGGAGCGGGTTCTTACCGCCCGACCGACGACATCCTGCGTGACGAAGTCGCGAAGGTGCTCGCCAACGCGTTCGTCGCGCTCCCGCTCTACGGGCCGCTGACCTTCTGATCCCCGGTTCCGATTCCTCTCTCGGGCCCCTCGCAAGAGGGGCCCTTTTTTTGCCCGGCGCGACGCGCGCGACTGTAGAATCCGGCGACGCCCGGGACGGTTTCGGGGGTCGATGGACGGACGGCCCTGCCGCAAGATGACGGATTCGAACCGCGACACCCAGACGGCC from Thermoanaerobaculia bacterium includes:
- a CDS encoding DUF11 domain-containing protein, with the translated sequence GTPDAGCAGASVLTGCDGDGFTVVASADMEVVKTQTDPLPANNPVPGGTNVTYRIVATNNGPSTATTVSVGDNFTVGSATFVSATPVAPNTNGLDCSGFTAFPGSCTVASLASGQSVSFDLVVTAPNDGTPSITDTATTSADQFDPVSNNTSSVTTTVCQSVDLTVTKVAENLACVAGNRKTTCLLTEILGGSDFIYHITVTNNDTQVDATNVLFTDTVPAGVSYVSVTPSNICTSGDISPDNNCNLGTIAKNSSVSFDIQVTAIEAGIVCNSANAEADQCDRNDADNTSASACVTVDTNNQPTALEADREAGPGSDPDGVANVSDVNRVFEPNETARIDPAWTNTLDNDTPTDVTGSVPTSGAGSFGFSDTAANGVTYSVDDATADYGVIPAHTQSDCNSATANGDCYEFTVNMPGDRPVQHWDTHFTETLSTGETKTWTLHIGDSFTDVPRSDVFYRFIETIFHNHITLGCQPASAFVFCPLATAKRGEMAAFVSRSIYGDDASVPSGGGSWNCTSTSQFADSFDTPTDQSYCRYANALKDILIVGGCDAVPDFCANVAVTRGDAAVMVAKGVSYLPPNNNTANPDAGIPLFGNDGGSFPGTGSQQFNCDSVDHTNTVTAGTIPAGTSPFPVDTLCSDPDAKYIGYLWIRHIVDGNGAGSYRPTDDILRDEVAKVLANAFVALPLYGPLTF